Proteins from a genomic interval of Rhipicephalus microplus isolate Deutch F79 chromosome 6, USDA_Rmic, whole genome shotgun sequence:
- the LOC142766120 gene encoding uncharacterized protein LOC142766120, with protein MFKRLNERYLPITSREDHPDYAAKTIQLRKPNKPSGIEGLRPISLTSCVGKVLEHVLNTWWNRYLEAHNVYPDSMLGFRAKLGTQDAMLLIQREVLDPPGVPPAAGRKIVQLHQSIPLSPPGQAGGGRNEARRTRGGQCRDPTGLGHPPFLFNTVIIEVARSLEVLGPGIRHCLYADDVTICATGGSDGDIEAGLQAAVDAVESTLSGTGLRCSPQKSQLLILPPHGRHRKKASQEGAENIIVRASDGMPIPHVPELRFLGMFVDGTQTNATVVKNVTTKMGVAARLVKRVSSRYRGMKETGLLRLLQDFVISHAAYAGAFHRWTSA; from the exons ATGTTCAAGCGACTCAATGAGCGCTACCTCCCCATCACCAGTCGCGAAGACCACCCAGACTACGCCG CAAAGACGATCCAGCTGCGAAAACCAAACAAGCCATCGGGCATAGAGGGCCTgcgtcccatctcgctcacgtcctgcgtgggcaaggtgcTGGAGCACGTCCTTAACACCTGGTGGAACCGTTACCTGGAGGCGCACAATGTCTACCCGGACTCGATGCTTGGCTTCCGGGCCAAGTTGggaacgcaagacgccatgctcctgATCCAACGAGAAGTCCTTGACCCACCGG GTGTCCCGCCTGCGGCTGGGCGCAAGATCGTACAACTACATCAGAGCATTCCTCTCTCGCCGCCCGGCCAGGCTGGAGGTGGGAGGAACGAAGCTCGAAGAACGAGAGGTGGGCAGTGTCGGGACCCCACAGGGCTCGGTCATCCCCCGTTCTTGTTTAACACCGTCATTATTGAGGTGGCCAGGAGTCTGGAGGTGCTAGGCCCAGGGATCCGACACTGCCTCTACGCCGACGACGTAACCATCTGTGCCACGGGTGGAAGTGACGGAGACATCGAAGCGGGTCTGCAGGCGGCGGTGGACGCCGTGGAATCCACGCTCTCGGGCACGGGCTTGCGGTGTTCGCCACAAAAATCACAGCTACTCATCCTGCCACCACATGGGAGGCACAGAAAAAAGGCAAGCCAAGAGGGGGCCGAGAACATCATCGTGCGTGCCAGTGACGGTATGCCGATTCCGCACGTCCCGGAGCTTCGATTCCTGGGAATGTTcgtggacggcacccaaaccaacGCCACGGTGGTCAAGAACGTCACAACCAAGATGGGCGTCGCAGCGCGCCTGGTCAAGCGAGTGTCGTCCCGCTACCGGGGCATGAAAGAGACGGGGCTCCTGCGTCTGTTGCAGGATTTCGTTATAAGCCACGCGGCATATGCGGGGGCCTTCCACCGCTGGACCAGCGCGTAA